GGACTACGCTCCGAGCTGAGCGCGCGTGGCTACGGGGATCTGGGGATCTATCCCGAGCGCTTCCATCGGCAGGTCTTGGACTATGCGCGAACAGGCGGCGTCGCACGCGACGACTGGTTCAACGGGTGTCGCGAGCTGCGTTGAGGGCAACATTTTTCGGCGCTCGAGCGCGGCGCGATCGGCTAAACTCAGGCGACGGACGTGCAGGGTTGCACACCCGCGGAACCATCCGAGCGGAACCATTCATAAGGAGCATCCAGATGTTGATCGCGCGTCGAACAGGTAAGAGCATCGTCGTCGTCAGCCTGTCCTTGGCCCTTCTCCAGGCCGGTTGCGTCAGCAACCCGACCATGAGCGGAGGGAACGCTTCAAGCATGCCGCTGACGCCCGCCGAGCAGCGCATGCGCCAGCAATCCTCCGGGCTCGATGCCAAGACCTCGATCCAAGGTTGCGCTGCCGGTGCGGTCGCGGGCGCCTTGCTCGGGATGTTGTCGGACGGCAAACGCAGCAACAACATGATGATCGGTGCCGCCGCGGGCTGTGCGGTCGGGCTTGCAGCCAATGCCTATGTGCAATCCAAGCGTCAGCAGTATCAGAACGACGAGCAGCGTATCGCGGCCATGACCGCGGACGTCCGGGCGGAGAACGCGCGCATTTCGAGCCTGATTGCGACCACCGAGGAGGTGATCGCCGCCGACAGCAAGCGTCTTGCGCAGGTCAACGCGGCCTATCGCAACAAGGCCATCTCGAGCGAGCAGGCAAGGCGCGATCTCGCCGGTGTGAAGGCCAATCGCGATCAGATGCAGAGCACGGTCAACGCGCTCAAGGACAAGCAGAGCGATTGGGTCGAGATCTCCAACCTGGAGCGACAGACCGGCACCAATACCGCTCAGTTGGATCAGGAGATCGGGGTTCTGAAGAAGCGGATCTCGGGCTTGGAGCAAGAGGTCGCGCTCATGGACAAACAGATCAATGCGTCGCCGGTGGCGGGCTGAGCGCATATGGGCATGGAGATCACCCGAATGACCGCAATGACTCATAGGCCGGCGCTCGCCGCCTTTTCAATGGCCTTCGCGGCGATCCTCGCCGGCTGCGCCACGACGCCGGGCGAGTGCGATCCGACCTCGCGGGATTTCTTCAAGAACACCGGGTGTCTCGCTTCCGGCGCCTACGGCGAACGCCAGCGTACGATGCAGGCGACGCTCGCCCAAGAGCAGCGTCTAAACGCCTCGTTCCGCTCCGTACTCTCCGAGCTTCAGGCCGAGCAGTCCAAGGTGAAGGGCGAGCTGAGCAGCCGGCAAGCCGACTATGCTCGGCTCGACGCCGCTTGGGGCGATCTGAAGCGAAGCCTCGCCGCCGAGACCAAGGCCAACCGGGAACTCGCCGCGCGGGTGTCGGCGATCGACAGCAGCGTTCAGGCCCGCAAGGCCGCCGACGCCGGTACCGATGTTGCCGCGAAGCAGGCGGCCCGCGACGACCTCAAGCTCAAGGTTTCCATGTTGGAGAAGGAGTTGGCGGCAGGGGTTTACGAATAGCCCTAGGTAATTTGCGCAAGGCTAAATGTTTTAATCTGTGCCGACGACAGGAAGCACAACACAGCTCTGCGGGTTGTCCCTCGCTACTGCTCGGCGCAACCTACGCCCTCGTTGTCGTTGTCGTAATCGTTGTCGTTGTCGTTGTCGTTGTCGTAATCGGATTCCGTACGACAACGACAACGACAACAACAACGAAAAATTCTGCAACAGCCGCGGCGCCGAACTCGGTGAACTTCGCTCTCGCTCGTCCACCCTACCGGCCCCGGTGCTCCTCCTGCATCTCGCGCATCAGGAAGTAGTTCAGCACCGTGCGGATGACGACGATGGCCGCCAGCTTGCCGAGCTGATCCCAGCTCGGCGCCACCGCGGTGGACAGGATGTCGGCACCGACCTGGAATTCGAGCGCCAACGCCAGGTAGCGCGCCAGCGTGAGGCGGATCGGGTTGTAGTCTCTGATGCCGGATGAGAACAAGGCGCGGATGAACTGGTAGCTCGCCACGAGCACGCCGATGCCGATGATCAGCGCCCCCATCGCCTCCACACCCAACTTGAGCCACAGGACCGCAGTCAGCACCCATTCCTCGACGCCGAGCGCACCCGGATCTGGAAGCCAGATTCCCGATGTCGCTTCCGGAAGACCATCGAGGCTCGCGCTCATTCCTCAACCGGGAATCCGTAAGGCGGGGCCTCCAGACGCAACAGAGGCCCGCCTTCGCTGAGCCTGACCTCGCCGGCTTCGGCCGCCTTGATCTCGACGACGGCGAGCAGCGCGTAGCGACCGGTGGCGACCGGGCTGGCCGCGACGACAGTCCCGCTGCCCTGCTGCGAGGTGCTGTCCGGCGAGAAGATCGCGTCGCCCGGTAGCGGCGGCGTCTCGCTTGCAACCTCGCCGATGTACATCCGGCGCTTGAGCTTGCCGAGATACTGCATCCGGGCCACGACCTCCTGGCCGGTGTAGCACCCCTTGTGGAAGCTGACGCCGTCGATGAGCTGCATGTTGGCCATCTGGGGCACGAAGGTGTCCGCCGTTTCGTTGTAAACGCTCGGGATGCCGGCGCGGATATCGAGGAGCGTCCAGGCGTCGGTGTTTGCGGGTGCGGCTTGGGCGCGCAGCGCGTCCCAATGCGCGCGCAGCGGCTCGGGCGGGCCGATGATCTCGATGCGCGGCGTCGGACCCGACAGGCGAATCACGGCGATTGCGTCGGCGACGGCGAGGCCGTTCTCGGACTCGGGCACCGGGAGACCGCAGGCGCTCACGGCGGACGGTGCACAATCACCGGCAATCGCGATGCGAGCCAGGTCGTCGCTTGCATCCGCGATACTCACCCGACTGCGCAGCACGAACATCCGCAGCCGCTTCAGGAGGTCCGGGATGCGTTGCGACGGCAGTTGGAGATAAAAGGTGTCGCCGACCCGCATCACCAGAAAGTTGGCCAGCATGCGTCCCTTCTGGCTGCAGTGACTGCTCCACTGCACATGGCTTTCCGAGAGCTCGCGCAGATCGTTGCTGAGTTGGCCTTGGAGGAAGCCGAAGGCGTCCTCGCCGCGTACGGCGAGAAGCCCAAGATGCGAAAGATCGAAGAGACGACAACCGTCGGCGGCGTCCGGACCGGGGTCGGGGAAACGGGGGATGCCGTCTTCGTCGATCCGAGCGGAGCTTGCGGTGAGATGATCTCGCCAAACTGGATGCATGCTGAGTTACCTCGGGCTGAATTCCGTGAGGCCGCACGATGCTGCGTCGAGATGCGGCTGGTTCCGGTATCATAACCAACAGGTGCCGCGAAAACCGCGCTCGAGAGGGATCGATCGCGCAATGGTGCAGGGGAGATCACAGCAGCTTGTCGACATATCAATGCAGTCCGCCGGTCAATAGCCTGGTGCTTTACAAGGTTCGCCCCGCACGCGTGGTCAGCGTGGGGGAGAAGATCGAGATCGAGCTGGACGGCGGTCACAAACGCGTTCGACCGAAGGATGTCGCGCTTCTGCATCCGGGTCCACTGCATCGTCTTGCCGATCTCGCGCCGCAAGAGGGCGAGCTGCACGCGGCGTGGGAGTTGCTGGAGGGGTCTGAGACCAACCTCAAGGATCTCGCCGAGCTGGCGTTCGATGCCTTCACCCCGGCCACGGCTTGGGCGGCCTGGCAGTTGGTCTCCGAGGGACTGACCTTCAGCGGGACCCCCGAGCAGATCCAGGCTCGGCCCCGCGAGGCCGTCGAGCGGGAGCGGGCGGAGCGCGAGGCGAAGGCGGCGGAGGAGCGCGATTGGCACGCGTTCCTCGAACGTATGGCCGCGGCGGCGCCGGCCCCCGAGGACCGGGATCGACTTGGCGAGATCGAGCGCCTGGCCCACGGGCAGTCCGAGCACAGCCGGATCCTTGCTGCGCTCGGCCATCAGCAGACCCCCGAAAACGCCCACCGCGCGCTGGTGCAGGTCGGGCACTGGCACGCCAGCTACAACCCCTATCCCGCGCGTTGCGGGGTGCCGACCCGCGATCCGGAGCTGCCGGTCCCTGCGCTTGTCGAGGAGGACCGGCTCGATCTGACACACCTTGCGGCCTACGCCATTGACGATGAAGGCAATCAGGATCCGGACGACGCGATCAGTGTGGATGGCGATCGCCTCTGGGTCCATGTTGCAGACGTCGCCGCCCTGATCGACGCCGAGTCCGAGATCGAGCGCGAGGCGAGGGCGCGCGGAGCGAACCTGTATCTCCCCGAGGGCGTGGTCAACATGCTGCCGGCGAGGGTGACGGATGCGCTCGGGCTCGGGCTGCAGCCGATCTCCCCGGCGCTTTCCTTCGGCATGCTCTGCAACGCTGCGGGCGAGATCGAGGACATTCAGGTCCACCGCACCTGGGTGCGGGTCGAGCGTCTGAGCTACGACTGGGTGGAGGAGCGTCTCCAGGAAGGCCCCTTCGCGGCGATTCGATCCTTGGTCGAGCCATTTCGTGCCCGCCGTCATGCCGACGGCGCGACCGGCTTGGACCTGCCCGAGGTGAGCATCCGGGTCGAAGACGGTCAGGTGCGGATCCGTCCGCTCCTGCGGCTCGGCAGCCGCGCCATGGTCACGGATGCCATGCTGATGGCCGGGGTGGCCGCGGGACGCTTCTGTCTGGAGCGTGGGATCCCGATCCCTTACGCGACTCAGGCACTCCCCGAGGGGCTGGATACCGCCACCGATCTCGCCGCCATGTATGCGCGGCGCCGCCGTTTCAAGCCGACCCGCCTGACGGGCACGCCGGAGCTGCATGCCGGGCTCGGGCTCCCGATCTACACCCGAGCAACAAGCCCGCTTCGCCGTTACTCGGACCTCTTGGTGCACCAGCAGATCAGGGCCGAGCTCAGCGGAGGATCCGGTCTGTCGGAAGAGGAGGTCAGCGCCCGCGTCGCGCAGGCGGAGCTTGCCGCGGCATCGGTTCGGCGCGGGGAGCGGCTTTCCAACCAGCACTGGAAACATGTCTTCCTGCGCGAGAATCAAGCGTGGCGGGGCGATGGCGTCGTCGTGGATAGTGACGAGCGAAAGGTGACTGTCGTGATCCCGGATCTGGCGTTTGAGGCGCGGGTTCGCTCGCGCGATGCGGCCGGACTGAACGAACGACTGCGACTGACGGTGACCGAGGTCGATGTTCCGGCGCTCACCTCCGGATTTCGGATTCTCGGCTGATCGGGCTTAAACCGCGCCCAGTGCGGTGCGCTCGTCGGTCTGTTCGAAGGCGCCGATTCCTCGACCGACGAATGGCCGCTCGGGGAATCGACGCGGATCGGTCCCGTTCAGGCGCCCCAGCGCCGGACGGCACCCGTGTCGAGGTGGACGAAGTCCGAACGACGATAATAGCCGACACCGCCGCGCCCGAGGGCAACCGCTGCGTCTCGGATATGGCGTGTCGGAAGGTCGGGGAAGCGAACATCGATGGCCTGTCCGGTGAGGTGCAGGCTATTTTTGGCGACGCCGCCGGAGGTCTCCCGGAGCATCTTGTTGGTGCGTGGCGAGCGGTATCCGCTGATGACGTCGAAGCGGGCGTCGAGGTCGCCGAGGCGGGTCTTGATGTCGTAAAGGATGTCGAGTAGTTGAGGGTCCATCGAGGTTTGGTCACCGGTCCGAAAGTCTCGGAAGAAGTGATTGACCTCCTGAAGGGCCGTGCGTTGGTAGCGGTCTCCGA
The sequence above is drawn from the Thiocapsa rosea genome and encodes:
- a CDS encoding DUF1622 domain-containing protein, yielding MSASLDGLPEATSGIWLPDPGALGVEEWVLTAVLWLKLGVEAMGALIIGIGVLVASYQFIRALFSSGIRDYNPIRLTLARYLALALEFQVGADILSTAVAPSWDQLGKLAAIVVIRTVLNYFLMREMQEEHRGR
- a CDS encoding YgfZ/GcvT domain-containing protein, which produces MHPVWRDHLTASSARIDEDGIPRFPDPGPDAADGCRLFDLSHLGLLAVRGEDAFGFLQGQLSNDLRELSESHVQWSSHCSQKGRMLANFLVMRVGDTFYLQLPSQRIPDLLKRLRMFVLRSRVSIADASDDLARIAIAGDCAPSAVSACGLPVPESENGLAVADAIAVIRLSGPTPRIEIIGPPEPLRAHWDALRAQAAPANTDAWTLLDIRAGIPSVYNETADTFVPQMANMQLIDGVSFHKGCYTGQEVVARMQYLGKLKRRMYIGEVASETPPLPGDAIFSPDSTSQQGSGTVVAASPVATGRYALLAVVEIKAAEAGEVRLSEGGPLLRLEAPPYGFPVEE
- a CDS encoding RNB domain-containing ribonuclease; the protein is MSTYQCSPPVNSLVLYKVRPARVVSVGEKIEIELDGGHKRVRPKDVALLHPGPLHRLADLAPQEGELHAAWELLEGSETNLKDLAELAFDAFTPATAWAAWQLVSEGLTFSGTPEQIQARPREAVERERAEREAKAAEERDWHAFLERMAAAAPAPEDRDRLGEIERLAHGQSEHSRILAALGHQQTPENAHRALVQVGHWHASYNPYPARCGVPTRDPELPVPALVEEDRLDLTHLAAYAIDDEGNQDPDDAISVDGDRLWVHVADVAALIDAESEIEREARARGANLYLPEGVVNMLPARVTDALGLGLQPISPALSFGMLCNAAGEIEDIQVHRTWVRVERLSYDWVEERLQEGPFAAIRSLVEPFRARRHADGATGLDLPEVSIRVEDGQVRIRPLLRLGSRAMVTDAMLMAGVAAGRFCLERGIPIPYATQALPEGLDTATDLAAMYARRRRFKPTRLTGTPELHAGLGLPIYTRATSPLRRYSDLLVHQQIRAELSGGSGLSEEEVSARVAQAELAAASVRRGERLSNQHWKHVFLRENQAWRGDGVVVDSDERKVTVVIPDLAFEARVRSRDAAGLNERLRLTVTEVDVPALTSGFRILG
- a CDS encoding YcbK family protein yields the protein MNRRYFLGAALSVVAVPAFAKKPADRPRVLAFKHLHTDERLAVTYRVGDRYQRTALQEVNHFFRDFRTGDQTSMDPQLLDILYDIKTRLGDLDARFDVISGYRSPRTNKMLRETSGGVAKNSLHLTGQAIDVRFPDLPTRHIRDAAVALGRGGVGYYRRSDFVHLDTGAVRRWGA